Part of the Olsenella profusa DSM 13989 genome, ATCGGCATGCGGTGGCGGACTGGGCCCGCAGGCAGCGCGTGTTCTCGCCGGATGCCTTCTCGCGCTTCCTGGATCAGGAGTTCGAGGGCGTGCCCCTGACGCGCTTCGAGGGCCGAGGGGAAGGGTCGCACCGGCCGCCGATACCGGCCGACATAGCGGGGGACAACGTGGCGTCCTTCGACCCGCTCACTCTGTTGGGCGGGGGCGAGGCTGGCTATGTGGCCCAGACGACGGCCCAACGCATAGGGGAGGTCGACCGGGCGCTGCCCCAGGAACCTCCCGCCTGGCAGCATGCGGGACAGGGCCGGGACGGCAGCGATGACACCTCGAGCCTGGGGTCGGGCTCGCTGGGCGCCTCGACGGGCGAGCAGGCGACGGCCGCGCCCCTGTACGTCATGCGCATGCGCGATGGGCTGGCCCTCGAGGTTGGTCCCGGCGAGCACAACCTGGGGAGGTCCGCAACGTGCGACCTGCACTTTGGCGGCAACCAGAACGTGAGCAGAGTCCATGCGCGCGTCATGCGCGTGGGCGAGGGCCTGCGCGTCGTGGACTGCGGTGCCGCAAACGGCACCTACGTGCATGGCCAGCGCCTGGTCCCGCACGCGTCCGCGCTGCTCTCCCGTGGAGACGTGTTCACGCTGGCGGACGAGTCGTTCTCCGTGCGCTAGCCGCCGCGGATCCGGATGGCACCGGGCGCTGCGCCTCCCGGGTCTCGTGGGACATGAGACTGAGGGTAAGTTTGTAGGAGGACAGGTAGCTGTATTATTTCTACAAAACTTGTCAAAAATTTATGACGTTCATAAAACACGTTGTTTAATCATGGAAGAAACCTAAGAATAGATGGGATGGTACTCTGCTTGTTTGCTGCCTCGGTTGCGAGGGCGGGTGGCGTACCTGTCGGGAACATGCCTACGCCAGAGGACGGTCCGATGGACGAACAGCCCATACCCCCGCGCCAGGAGGAGGCCACAGGCGGTGCCCCCAGGACGGTCGGGTCGCGCTACCAGCTGCAGCGCGAGATTGGCCGGGGTGGCATGTCGGTCGTGTGGCTGGCGCTGGACACCACCCTGGGCAAGCAGTGGGCGGTCAAGGAGATCCGGCTCTCCTCGGATCCGGCCGAGCGTAGGGTCGTGGAGGCGAGCCTGGTCGCAGAGGCCAACCTCATCAAGCGCCTGGACCACGCGGCCATCCCGCGCATCGTCGACCTGGTGGACGAGGGCGGCGAGCTCTACGTGGTCATGGACTACGTGGACGGCCGCACGCTCGAGTCCGTGATGGGCATGGGCCCGCAGGACGAGGACGACGTGGTCGCGTGGGCCGTGCAGCTATGCGACGTCCTGGACTACCTGCACCAGCAGAGCCCGCCCGTCATCTACTGCGACATGAAGCCCTCCAACGTCATGCTGCGCCCGGACGGCACCGTGCGCCTCATCGACTTTGGCATCGCGCGCGAGCAGGGCACCGTGCACGGCGGCGAGGAGGACGGCCATCGCCACCTGGGCACCCACGGCTATGCCGCCCCGGAGCAGCGCGCGGGCGCGCCGCTCGACGGCCGTGCGGACGTCTATGGGTTGGGGGCCACCATGTACGCCCTGCTCACGGGCAGACGACCGCCCGACGACCCCGCCGACGCGGCACCCCTCAGACAGGTCGTGCCCGAGCTCTCGCACGGCATCGAGTCCATCGTGGCACGTGCGATGGCGGCCAACCCAAACGACCGCTACTCCGGCGCCGCGGAGTTCGCCTATGTGCTGGAGAACTACACGACGCACGACGAGGCACAGCAGCGGGGGCTGCGTCGCAAGTGGCGCGCGTTCACCGGTGCCCTCATAGGGGCGGCCGCGTGCCTGGTCGTGGGCCTCGTGCTCATCGCCGTGCGCTGGAACCTGCTCAACTCCGACTTCGACTATTGGATGGGGCTGGGAGACCAGTCGGTCGACCAGGAGACGGCGTCGGCGGCCTACGTGCACGCGGCGGGCATCCTGCCCGCGGACCTCCGTCCCTATAGGGGGCTCTTCAGGCTCTATCGCTCCGACGGCGTGTTCTCCACGACCGAGGAGCAGCAGTTCGAGCAGACGATAGCCCCCAACATGGACGCGCTGAGGTCGGATGGCCAGGCCTGGGCGGAGCTCTCGTTCGAGACGGGCAAGCTCTACTGGTACTACTACGGGGACGCGGGCTACGGCACCTCCGCCGGCTCGAGCTATCCGCGCATGCGCGCCGCCTCCCGGTGGATGCACAGCGCCGCGGAGGTGGAGGGCTTCTATGGCGCCCCGATGGCCGAGGCCTATGCCGACATGGCCGACTTCGCCTGCGACGTGGTGCCGCGTATGGGCGAGGGGGATGACGCCGGCGCCTACGCGCCGTACTTCGCGCGCCTGCAGACCCTGCTGGACGAGATGGCGGACAGCGACAACAACGTGATGCGCCTGGATGCCGCCGCGCTCGCCCAGGACGCGCTCAGGACGTACGCGCGCAAGTTCCGTGCGGACGGCATCTCGCAGGAGGACATGCTGGCGCTCGAGGCGTCGGCGCAGGGCATCGCGGACGGCGTCTCCACCACCACGGACCAGCAGGACGAGGAGCTGCGGCGGCTGAGGGCCAACGCCGACGCGACGAGGCAGGCGATCGAGGACGCCTTCGTGGACGTGGGGGAGGAGGACAGCCAGTGATGACGGCAAACCTTCTGGGGACGATCTCGACGGTGCTGCTGGTGCTTGCGGTGCTGCTGGTGATCGCCGCCGCGCTCATGTTCTTCGCGTTCGACATCCGGGCGGTGCGCGACGAGCTCACCGGCAGGACGGCCGAGCGCGCGATCGCCACCATGCGCGCGGAGTCGTGGGCGCTCAGGCGCAGCCGCGAGCGGTCGGCCCGGGCG contains:
- a CDS encoding FHA domain-containing protein, whose protein sequence is MKEKLKRTMTRKLRLLRLTLKKGERADYVWSQWLREQPDRILLPFEFDGTERGDHLSYDVKGTCTLERFTKAALSTAQYEGLLRSVAHVCETCVEQGIPTANLWFDPAHVFVTPEGEACYVLVPRPAQATTSKRASKHGTPLSLLTWLGDKAHAHMVVREDEAHRHAVADWARRQRVFSPDAFSRFLDQEFEGVPLTRFEGRGEGSHRPPIPADIAGDNVASFDPLTLLGGGEAGYVAQTTAQRIGEVDRALPQEPPAWQHAGQGRDGSDDTSSLGSGSLGASTGEQATAAPLYVMRMRDGLALEVGPGEHNLGRSATCDLHFGGNQNVSRVHARVMRVGEGLRVVDCGAANGTYVHGQRLVPHASALLSRGDVFTLADESFSVR
- a CDS encoding serine/threonine-protein kinase, with the translated sequence MDEQPIPPRQEEATGGAPRTVGSRYQLQREIGRGGMSVVWLALDTTLGKQWAVKEIRLSSDPAERRVVEASLVAEANLIKRLDHAAIPRIVDLVDEGGELYVVMDYVDGRTLESVMGMGPQDEDDVVAWAVQLCDVLDYLHQQSPPVIYCDMKPSNVMLRPDGTVRLIDFGIAREQGTVHGGEEDGHRHLGTHGYAAPEQRAGAPLDGRADVYGLGATMYALLTGRRPPDDPADAAPLRQVVPELSHGIESIVARAMAANPNDRYSGAAEFAYVLENYTTHDEAQQRGLRRKWRAFTGALIGAAACLVVGLVLIAVRWNLLNSDFDYWMGLGDQSVDQETASAAYVHAAGILPADLRPYRGLFRLYRSDGVFSTTEEQQFEQTIAPNMDALRSDGQAWAELSFETGKLYWYYYGDAGYGTSAGSSYPRMRAASRWMHSAAEVEGFYGAPMAEAYADMADFACDVVPRMGEGDDAGAYAPYFARLQTLLDEMADSDNNVMRLDAAALAQDALRTYARKFRADGISQEDMLALEASAQGIADGVSTTTDQQDEELRRLRANADATRQAIEDAFVDVGEEDSQ